CGACTGCTCGGCAAGGTTATGGATCTCGTTTGCGACGACCGCAAACCCTCTCCCGAACTCTCCGGCCTTTGCAGCTTCGATGGAGGCGTTTACCGCGAGCAGGTTGGACTGCTCGGAGATATCGGTCACCGTTGCAATGATCTCGCCGACCGCCTGGCTCTGCTCCGAGAGCCGGATTACGTTTGCCCGGATGATATCCATCTGCTGCTGGATCCGGTTCATACCGTCCAGAATCTCCCGGACCGATTTCTGACCGTCCTTTGAGACGTCGAGCGCCCGGATTGCCTTCTCGGAGACCATTTTTGCCTTCAGGTTCACGAGTTCGGTCTTCTTTCTGACGTTCTCGACGGCATCCGAGGTCTCGTTCACCGTTGCCGCCGTCTGTGAACTGGCCGCGGAGAGTTGATTCGTGACCGCCAGGATCTCGTTCGATGCAAGCGATAGGACCGAAATTCCTTCGTAGAGCTCCTCACTGATCAACTTCATCAGCCGGGAGAGCTCGATCCCGATGGTATTGAGTGCGTCGCGGTAGGCGACGAACTCGCCGGCAACCGGGATCTTCTCGTCGAACCGGGCTGTAAAGTCCCCCGAAGCGTAGTACCTGGCAAGCCGCATCGCCTCGTTCACGGGCTCGGTTATCGATTCGAGAGTCTTATTGAACCCGGCGATAATCCTCCGGTAACCGCCGCGGAATGCTCTTTCATCACCGCGGATCGAGAGGTCTCCTGCACGGGCGGCATCCGTAAGTTTGATCGTCTCCTTATGGAGATGGTCGAGCGCCTGGACCATCATCGCGAGCGCAGGACGGATCTCATCGCCCTCGTCGATGACCGGAAATTCGGGGACATACTCCCCGAGGGCGATCTTTTTTAAGTTCCCGACGACGTTCGTCTGGAGATCGCTTGCGAACTCATCCATCGTGGCGGCCATGACCCCGATTTCGTCCTGCCGCTTGATGTTGAGCCGGGCGGAGAGATGCCCGTTGCGGAGCTCTTTGAGCATCAGCACGACCTGTTGCAGAGGTTCAGAGATCGACCGGCCAAAGAGGATGGATATCGCGACACCGATGGCGATGGATGCGAGGACGACAACGATGATCGTATTTCGGATGGTATCGATCGGCCCGGTGAAATCGGAGAGGTAGGCGCGTGAGACAATGTACGGCTCTGTTGAAACCCTCTAGTCGAGGGTCGGCTCCATCTGAGGGGAAAGATCTATAAAACCGTTGCTCCTTGTGTTAATGACGAAACCAACAACAAGGAGCAGAGTTAGTG
This is a stretch of genomic DNA from Methanoculleus thermophilus. It encodes these proteins:
- a CDS encoding methyl-accepting chemotaxis protein codes for the protein MVSRAYLSDFTGPIDTIRNTIIVVVLASIAIGVAISILFGRSISEPLQQVVLMLKELRNGHLSARLNIKRQDEIGVMAATMDEFASDLQTNVVGNLKKIALGEYVPEFPVIDEGDEIRPALAMMVQALDHLHKETIKLTDAARAGDLSIRGDERAFRGGYRRIIAGFNKTLESITEPVNEAMRLARYYASGDFTARFDEKIPVAGEFVAYRDALNTIGIELSRLMKLISEELYEGISVLSLASNEILAVTNQLSAASSQTAATVNETSDAVENVRKKTELVNLKAKMVSEKAIRALDVSKDGQKSVREILDGMNRIQQQMDIIRANVIRLSEQSQAVGEIIATVTDISEQSNLLAVNASIEAAKAGEFGRGFAVVANEIHNLAEQSKKATANIRVILTDIQRGISSTEVSTEQGTRSVANAVRLTSNAQEAIEVLTQSIADSSKEVIEIAASIQTQASEVDQISRAMEKIRDAAQKNLEITHKAEKTAEDLHELGARLKRITQQYQV